The following nucleotide sequence is from Cicer arietinum cultivar CDC Frontier isolate Library 1 chromosome 2, Cicar.CDCFrontier_v2.0, whole genome shotgun sequence.
ttttgaaaaagcgcggtaaatggcttaaaaaaagcgttgtaaaatccGTTAATTCGCGTAGTGACTCTTTAGAATTAATAATTTAGGATTGTCTTCGTCTTTATGATTAAAACGGTGATCTGATTGATGTCAATTTAACATAAGttacatattttgtttttatcgaTCCAATATCATTTAAATAACTATCTCAATTATAGAAATgcaaatgaaataattttaaaaggtGACGTATGTAATCTTTCGCGTTTTATACATCTTTTTTCCACTCGATTTCTATGGCAATAAAATCCCTCTAATTCGAAATTTAGtcgagaaataaaatataaaaaaaattattccaaCTCGAATTTAAACTTGGATTTTCGGAAAAGATTAATCTTTATCACAAGttcttaatcaattttaaattgtaaattgaaaataagcatgaaacatataatataaataataatatgtataaAGATAGTAAGAGTCAAAATCGGGCATACAATTAGGAAACACATGAGTCACGTTGCttattcttttaatatatttaaatttttgacaaaagggaatagtttaaattttaaatgctttAGTAGTACACGTACGATGTGAATTActaatttaatgtattaatgtttactataaattatctatattgcCATTTTCTTTCCCAAACAAAACCTTAGAGTggtagaagaagaagaattggTTAATCATcccatttatttgaaaacttaaatatCTAATATGCCTGCTGTAGCTAACTTCGATCCTAATTCTAAACTCGACTTGCCTAGAAATGTTGCAGATTACCCCCCTAATGTTTGGGGGGATTTCTTCCTTCAATATGCTTCTGAATCTATGGTATGTAGTTAGTGTTTTTATGTTCTTCATGCATACTATAATCCACTTCATCAAACTTCACCATTAACATCTTTTTCTTCAACACATGCAGGAACTCGATCAGAATATTGCAGCTGAAATTGATAGTTTAAAAAATGAAGTGAGAAATATGCTAGCNNNNNNNNNNNNNNNNNNNNNNNNNNNNNNNNNNNNNNNNNNNNNNNNNNNNNNNNNNNNNNNNNNNNNNNNNNNNNNNNNNNNNNNNNNNNNNNNNNNNNNNNTTGATTCCATATGTCGTTTGGGTGTCGGCTATCATTTTGAACATGAGATCGACCAAGTGTTGCAACTTATTCACAAGACTTATGTTGTAAATGGAGAAATAATTCTTGAAGATAACCTTCATTCTCTTGCCGTGCTATTTAGAGTATTAAGGCAACGTGGACTTTACGTTTCACCTGGTATATaaaatcttcaattttttacatttatagtttttaatattGGTCTTCAACATGATCAAGCCAACTTCAATCCAATCTATGAACATCACATTacattgaaataatattatacattatcttgttctttctttcttgtgttttttttactACTACAAACTCTAATATGCATTTAATATTGTGGttgttcaataaaaattatagatgtgttcaaaaaattcaaagacGAGCAAGAAAACTTTAGTGAAAGAAACATCACAGATGAAAAAACAACTTTGTGAAAATGATTTCATGTAAAAACAACTTTGTGAAAAAGTTATTGTATGCTTAATTTACAAATACAAATTTATGAAAAgtttattaatgattttttctgtcataaaatatttttattaataacttttatttattctataaaaaaatagagaattgtTCTATATGGTAAAATCATAGCAAGAGGAATGATTTCCTTAACATTAAATGTTTTTGTACGTAAAAGTAAAACTTCTTatcattatattaaataataatacaatttgacatcataaaataaagaaaaatattttttttatagatattctATTAACAATTTATATTGCATGGTGATGACAGTTCAAAAAAATAGTCCAAGCTTATATGACTGAGGCCAGATGGTTGGACAAAAATTATGTACCAGCAATAGATGAGTACATGTCCATATCAAAGATAACATCTGGTTATCCAGTGTTGTCTACAACTTCTTATATTGGCATGGGAGATATAGCCACGGAAGACATCTTCAACTGGGTAACTACAATGCCAAAAATTGTAAATGGTGCTGCTCTTGTTTGCAGGTTAAATGATGAAATTGTGTCCAATGaggtattttttattattatatgtcattctaaaaatatttctcTACCATTAATATATGAATGTAAggacaaatatatttaatatgacaGATATTTAATATACGTTTAAGAATTATTTAGTATGATAGATATGATAGATATATGACACAATTATACACAAACAAGTTTTATACgttttcaataatatttaatatgataGATATTTGTGCaaatatttaagaattaatatATCAAAGTGATGTGATAAtgataaattatgatttttcttCATTGTCATTAGATAGTCAATGAAatctcaaatatattatttgatcacaaaagatgatataaatatttaagtaataatttttttatgacgTGCAGTTTGAACAGAAAAGAGGGCATGTTTGCTCATTCCTGGAATGCTATATGACACAATATGATACAAATAGGGAAGCTGCCATTCAAGAATGCCAAAAAGGAGTTGAAAATGCATGGAAAGATATGAATGAGGATTGTCTTACGCAAACTAAAGTTCCATTGCCTCTTTTGACTTCCGTTCTCAACCTGGCACGTTTTATTGAGGTTTATTACAAAGATAAAGATAACTACACGCATTCTGAAGGATTAATGAAGACATATATTAAAGCTTTACTTGTTGATCCGGTGCCAATTTGAGCATTAATTTAAGTTTGTCGTTACCTTTTGTATTTCCacaattaataaagaaaatatgtcaaatgttaaaattattatatagaaaattactttcattttaaataagattataTCTTACTCTCTACCCATCATTTCAACATAAAACATTCATTGCAAAAATGAATAAAGGAGTTGAAATTCAAAAGATCTTGGGGGACTAAAAATATCTAAGGAAATGAAGACATTAATCAAATCTAAAATAAGTGAGACTAATTCGATTGTTATAAAACTCttctataaaaaattggatgttaatttaaaaaaatttatctggATAAATTTCTCTCTTGATTGGTATGAGAGTTAATAAATTGCATGTGCTTGTTAAAGAGCACATCACAAATAGTTATTTCTTCAATTCTTAAATTTTAAGGTCACAATATCAtgattttgaagttttattgaTAAGAACATAGTTAACCTCCAACCATAACCTAAGTAAGCTCTTTGACATGCAATCTATATTACTATCGTTATTAAAATTTGCTCTACATGAAAATAAGATTCAAAACACAAAAGAAAGGTTCCGCTAGAAGTTctctatatatttatatataagagGCTGACCTTAGGCTATGTAACACCTtaaatcaaaattgaaattaaaagtcAAATATACTAGTTATGAAAGAGATTCGCAGCGGTTTCAAAATAGAgtctaaaaaaattcttttaaactaTAAGGTTCAGGATATCACATTCACACTTACACAAAATGCatgcataaaaattttcaataaaaacttTCAACTCAAGTTATGTACCATATAAAAACTGAATGTTgagattttataaatatttttcaaaacacgatttaaaattgataataacaTCTACAACATTAACCTAATTGTATCTtcattttagttaaatttagttcttgtttaattctaaattgtatcttcatttcTAGTTTAGTCAACAATCATAGtattcaaaaatagttttgaacaAGTtgctttttaataatatattcttTAGCCAATCTGTTATTTTTGAATCCAGTGTGTACAAGTCTTATATATTGattctatttaattttgttcatattgagtttgtaaattcttcagattgactATGTTTgcattttgttcagattgactTTGTAAACactttagattgattatgttcgtattttgttcagaataattttgtaaattcttcaggttgattatgttcatattttttgtagatcaatcttcttcaaatcatgaccatatctttttttcaatttggtcaaatattttcttcaattataaatctaaatcaaatcttattttagattttcttcaattataaatctgacaCAAatcttaatttagatttttttaaattataaatctgaatcaaaccttattttaaattttcttcaaaaacacaaatcttCTTTCATTCTCTTTGAAGTCAAGTTTATTGTTCtcatagaatattttttttatcatcaaaactctaagtataaaatcaatttagttcAAACTCTAAGTATATTTGGATGTAAGTGTCAATccttttgttgttgttactgCCTATAATTCACACAAAAATTATTGTACATATGTAATTAAaagagtttttaatttaaagtggGGAGTAGAAATGGTGACGACGCCTTGACATTTTCGTACCCAtgtttaaaaactttttaattacccgaatttgaattttaatgacTATAGTTATATGTACCTTAAGTAACTGATTCAATGAGTAGGAGGAACTAGTTAAATTATGTAATTGATTTTTGTACATCAATTTCACTAATaaagtatgattttttttcattgtCATTAGATAGTCAATGAAatctcaaatttattatttgatcataaaagatgatataaatatttaagtaataaCTTTTTTATGACATGCAGTTTAAACAAGAAAAGAGGGTATGTTTGCTCATTCTTAGAATGCTATATGAcacaataaataaagaaaatatgcaaatgttaaaattattatatagaaACCGACtttcattttaaataagtttatatCTTACTCTCTACCCATCATTTGGATATAAAACATTCATTACAAAAATGACTAAGggagttaaaatttaaaaaatcttggGGGACTAAAAAAAATCCAAGAAAATGAAGACATAAATCAAATCTAAAATAAGTGAGACTagttatattttgataaaattctTCTACAACAAAATTggatcataatttaaaaaatattatttggatAAATTTCCGTCTTGATTAGTATGAGAGTTAATAAATTGCATGTGCTTGTTAAAGAGCATATCACAAATAGTTCTTAATTCAATTCTTAAATTTTAAGGGCACAATATCATGATTTTGAAGTCTTTATTGATAAGAACATAGTTAACCTCCAACCATAATGTAAGGATAAGAACATAGTCTACATGAAAATAAGATTCAAAACACAAAAGAAAAGCACAGCTAGAAGTGCTCtattgatagcgtttcaacaagtatactgaatcgttgcaagtaataataaaacgctagtaccgagtgtcgaactcaattATTGTGTTTTAAACAGTCAACCGTGTGCCACGCGCCCTAGGCGCAAGTCGACTGAGTCAGGAAGGCAGAAATGCGCCTCAAGCATAGGTTCAGACGCATAACATCTGTTGTCTGACCTATACtacattttgtttctctttcgagtctgaatatGGTTCCAGTGTGTCTTCATAaacgttgtagctatggatcataactttcatttgtacttggttttaaactttcatggtacatttattttggaaatttagaaTGGAAAAAGTGTTAAGTATTTTGATTGgtattttcttctaaaaatatatttttgtcgagaacctaactctattaaaattgagattttatgaattgtaataatagattataaattgatttatttattattgtttgttaaattaccattttgatgattgtttgaatatatattctttaaaaagattgttttattatattttcttgaatgattgttgttattatatcaTGTTAagctaattgatttttgacTTGTTTACTTAAAACGTTTAAATATGTGTTTGGTCCCTGCAAACataccactttttgattttagttctcgtaagtttttttatttgaatttaatctATGTAAGACGATTGGTTTTGATCTTTAACGTCAAATAAAAAGTTACAAAAAGAGATCTAGAATACCACTGCGGCACGGAAGAAAACTGGTTTTCATAAActccatttttaatttctattcattttttttatgaaataacactaattataaaatgataattaataaatttattaattaataatataaaatattttaatttgtaatatatCATAATAGAAGTTGTGTTGGTGAGCAATTATAGGGCCAAATGTCCCGGTGCTCTTTTTTGTAATATTGATTTGACGTTAAGGACAAAAGTTGATCGTCTTTGATTTTAGAGGgactaaatccaaacaaaaaaaacttacagGGACTTAAAtcaaaaagtgatatatttgtaGGGAccaattacatatttaaatatacttAAAATGACATGTTAGCCATCGATTTGGACTGTCATTCATGATTTTATCGCCCCTTCTTCCCCTAGTTGTAAACTAGCGAGTTTTTGTCTTTCTTGAGAATCAAATTCAAGACGtgatttgtaagacccatagttttaaattctaatttatgtattttggtattgaaatctgaggctttttagccaagttattgatattttgtgagtttaatgcccaaaaatatcttttgataccccgattaaaattattcatcgataaataaattagattaagtacggtgaatcttttgtcgaagaataatttatttttgctatgaagaatttaatgccggacagttttgttaaaagtatctcgggttgctgaaaattgtatatgtcaattgagttgcgatgagagtagatatttttatcaaaatggtttgagaagtgatgggaggtgatgtggaaatgatgattttaaaatatctagatatttagatattgtgttggtttaatatatatatatatatatatatatatatatatatgttggaaaagaaaaataaaggaaaaggaaactggaaagaaaaggaaaagaaaaggaaaagaaaacaaacagaGGAAAGGAAAGGCAAAGGGAACCCATTCTTCCTCTCCCTGTCTCGCGAACCCTTCATTGTTCTTCTCCTTcgttttctttctttggcttcaagaaaCCAAGTGATAGTGAAAGAAAAACATTTCCGTGCTACTCGACTTCTTCTCTTCATCTTCTGTATTCTTCtctgattcgaaaacgaagaaaaacggtgttagtgatttcaaaaccgtcaaacgcAAACCTCCACGTTTATTTCCCGAAGAGATAGAATGGAAAGTTGTTCATCTCTCCGCTACGgagctagtgaactaactttagAAGCGACGAAAAAAACGAAGATTTTATCAGAATtaatcgcggtaccgtaatcgctcgttaaagctaccaTTAAGATAAAGGCTTCTTCctaacttttagtttgcatttagggccTTATATGTAAgattgtggaaaagaaatttgatgtatttgaggtgtgaacttgtggaaaataaatttaattcgatTATGTGTGAATTAGTGGAATTTGTTTTCGGTGTGTTTTGAAGTGTGGTTTGTGATGATTTatgtttgttgtgattgatgtgttcataattaatattatgaattttttagatgtgttttatgtgtggattttggggaaaaatgaattgatatgatttggtgtgaattgtggattgaatttgagaatatgtttgagtatgctctgtgtgatatttaaaatatcattagtgttaaataagtattaaaaatgaggaatcttttaatagctgcatttacttaatgattgttgtagaaagagtcagagtat
It contains:
- the LOC101494014 gene encoding probable terpene synthase 2; the protein is MPAVANFDPNSKLDLPRNVADYPPNVWGDFFLQYASESMELDQNIAAEIDSLKNEVRNMLAXXXXXXXXXXXXXXXXXXXXXXXXXXXXXXXXXXXDSICRLGVGYHFEHEIDQVLQLIHKTYVVNGEIILEDNLHSLAVLFRVLRQRGLYVSPDVFKKFKDEQENFSERNITDEKTTLELFYMFKKIVQAYMTEARWLDKNYVPAIDEYMSISKITSGYPVLSTTSYIGMGDIATEDIFNWVTTMPKIVNGAALVCRLNDEIVSNEFEQKRGHVCSFLECYMTQYDTNREAAIQECQKGVENAWKDMNEDCLTQTKVPLPLLTSVLNLARFIEVYYKDKDNYTHSEGLMKTYIKALLVDPVPI